In one window of Helianthus annuus cultivar XRQ/B chromosome 17, HanXRQr2.0-SUNRISE, whole genome shotgun sequence DNA:
- the LOC110923643 gene encoding fructan 6-exohydrolase, producing MAGSHHVGSESSLASPSDQPHRTAFHFQPPKNWMNDPNGPMYYNGVYHFFYQHNPFGPLFNPQMYWAHSVSRDLINWTPLNHAFAPTQPFDINGCWSGSATILPGNKPVILYTGLDSEHHQVQNLAVPKDLSDPYLQEWVGYTGNPVINLPDGIQHDDFRDPTTAWLANDGKWRVIIGSQKDKKGIAFLYRSEDFVNWSMHESPLYEVAGTGIWECPDFFPVCVDSNNGVDTSVMNSRVKHVLKVGLYDYTRDYYLIGSYTPEKESFVPQNELTLDALRYDYGKYYASKSFFDPVKNRRILMGWVNESDSETDCIAKGWSGLQSFPRSIWLDQNQKQLVQWPIEEIKMLHENEVSIQNMNLEGGSIHEIVGITASQADVKISFKLTNLEKAEELDMSGIDPQVFCSEMDASKKGKFGPFGLLALASHDLFEQTAIFFRVFQNNGRYTVLMCSDQSRSSTRNGLDKTTYGAFVDIDPQQDEISLRTLIDHSIVESFGGGGKTCITARVYPTLAIGDDARLFAFNYGTESVLISELSAWSVKKARINIEETIGCT from the exons ATGGCTGGCTCTCACCATGTTGGATCGGAATCGAGCCTTGCTTCGCCATCGGATCAGCCTCATCGGACCGCGTTTCACTTTCAGCCTCCCAAAAACTGGATGAACG ATCCTAATG GCCCAATGTACTACAATGGAGTCTACCATTTCTTTTACCAACACAACCCATTCGGCCCGCTCTTTAATCCTCAAATGTACTGGGCCCATTCGGTATCGCGTGACTTAATAAACTGGACCCCACTCAACCACGCCTTTGCCCCGACCCAACCCTTCGACATCAACGGTTGTTGGTCTGGCTCTGCCACAATCCTCCCTGGAAACAAACCCGTTATATTATACACTGGACTCGATTCAGAACACCATCAAGTCCAAAACCTCGCGGTCCCAAAAGACTTATCCGATCCATACCTTCAAGAATGGGTCGGGTACACCGGCAATCCTGTAATTAACCTCCCCGACGGAATTCAACATGATGACTTCCGAGACCCAACCACCGCGTGGCTTGCAAACGACGGAAAATGGAGGGTGATCATTGGAAGTCAGAAAGACAAGAAGGGAATCGCGTTTCTTTACCGGTCTGAGGATTTTGTTAATTGGAGTATGCATGAATCACCACTGTATGAAGTTGCAGGCACTGGGATATGGGAATGTCCGGATTTCTTTCCGGTGTGCGTTGATAGCAACAATGGGGTTGATACATCTGTAATGAACTCTAGAGTGAAGCATGTGTTGAAGGTGGGATTGTATGATTATACAAGAGACTACTACTTGATTGGGAGTTATACTCCTGAGAAAGAAAGCTTTGTTCCTCAAAATGAACTAACTCTTGACGCCTTAAGATATGATTATGGAAAGTATTACGCTTCAAAATCGTTCTTTGACCCTGTGAAGAATAGAAGGATCTTAATGGGTTGGGTCAatgaatctgattctgaaactgaTTGCATTGCTAAAGGATGGTCCGGACTTCAG TCATTTCCAAGGAGTATTTGGCTCGATCAAAACCAGAAGCAGCTCGTACAATGGCCTATTGAGGAAATTAAAATGTTACATGAAAACGAAGTTAGTATTCAAAATATGAACCTTGAAGGTGGATCAATACATGAAATTGTTGGAATAACTGCTTCGCAG GCGGATGTGAAGATATCATTCAAACTAACTAATTTAGAAAAGGCCGAAGAACTGGACATGAGTGGGATCGACCCACAGGTTTTCTGTAGTGAAATGGATGCGTCAAAAAAAGGCAAATTCGGTCCATTTGGACTATTAGCTTTGGCTTCCCATGACTTGTTTGAACAAACTGCAATCTTTTTTCGGGTTTTCCAAAATAATGGACGATACACTGTGCTAATGTGTAGTGATCAAAGCCG GTCTTCTACAAGAAACGGACTTGATAAAACGACATATGGAGCATTTGTCGACATAGATCCTCAACAAGATGAAATTTCACTCAGAACTTTG ATAGATCACTCGATCGTTGAGAGCTTTGGAGGGGGAGGAAAGACGTGCATCACGGCTAGGGTTTACCCAACATTAGCCATTGGAGACGATGCCCGTTTGTTTGCATTTAACTATGGAACAGAAAGTGTGTTGATCTCTGAGCTAAGTGCATGGAGTGTGAAGAAAGCTCGGATTAACATCGAAGAAACTATTGGTTGTACGTAG
- the LOC110923642 gene encoding fructan 6-exohydrolase, with the protein MAPPHHVGSESRLASPSDQPYRTSFHFQVPKNWMNDPNGPMYYNGVYHFFYQHNPSGPLFHPRMYWGHSVSRDLINWTPLDPAFAPTEPFDINGCWSGSATILPGNKPVMLYTGLDTENCQVQNLAVPKDLSDPHLREWVKHTGNPIINVPDGIKHDDFRDPSTAWHADDGKWRIIVGSRREGTGMAFLYRSEDFVNWSMWESPLYEVAGSGIWECPDFFPVCVDSNNGVDTSVMNSRVKHVLKMAAFDCGRDYYLIGNYNPENEHFVPQSELTLGSLRYDYGKFYASKSFFDPVKNRRILMGWVNESDSDEDAHAKGWSGLQSFPRSIWLDQNQKQLVQWPIEEFKMLHENEVSFKNKSLEAGSLHEILGITASQADVNVSFKLTNLEEAEELDLSGIDPQVFCSEMDASKKGKFGPFGILALASHDLSEQTAISFRVYKNNGRYTVLMCSDQSRSSTRNGLDKTTYGAFVDIDPQQDEISLRTLIDHSIVESFGGGGKTCITARVYPTLAIGDEAHLFAFNYGTESVLISELSAWSVKKAHINIEETNGGAY; encoded by the exons ATGGCTCCCCCTCACCATGTTGGATCGGAATCACGTCTTGCTTCGCCATCGGACCAGCCTTATCGGACGTCGTTTCACTTTCAAGTTCCCAAAAATTGGATGAATG ATCCTAATG GACCAATGTACTACAACGGAGTCTACCATTTCTTTTATCAACACAACCCATCCGGACCGCTCTTTCATCCTCGAATGTACTGGGGCCATTCGGTATCACGTGACTTGATAAACTGGACCCCACTCGACCCAGCTTTTGCCCCAACTGAACCCTTCGACATTAACGGTTGTTGGTCCGGCTCTGCCACAATCCTCCCTGGAAACAAACCTGTCATGTTGTACACAGGACTCGATACTGAAAACTGCCAAGTCCAAAACCTTGCTGTCCCAAAAGACTTATCTGATCCACATCTTCGAGAATGGGTCAAGCATACCGGCAATCCCATCATTAACGTCcctgatgggattaaacatgatGACTTCCGAGACCCAAGCACAGCCTGGCATGCAGACGACGGAAAATGGAGGATAATTGTCGGTAGTAGGAGAGAAGGGACGGGAATGGCGTTTCTTTATCGATCTGAGGAttttgtaaactggagtatgtGGGAATCACCACTTTATGAAGTTGCTGGCAGTGGGATATGGGAATGCCCTGATTTCTTTCCGGTGTGCGTTGATAGCAACAATGGGGTTGATACATCTGTAATGAACTCTAGAGTAAAGCATGTGTTGAAGATGGCAGCGTTCGATTGTGGAAGAGACTACTACTTGATCGGTAATTACAATCCGGAGAATGAACACTTTGTTCCTCAGAGTGAACTAACTCTTGGCTCCTTGCGATATGATTATGGGAAGTTTTATGCGTCGAAATCATTCTTTGACCCCGTAAAAAACAGAAGAATCTTGATGGGTTGGGTCAATGAATCCGATTCTGATGAAGATGCTCATGCTAAAGGATGGTCTGGACTTCAG TCATTTCCAAGGAGCATTTGGCTTGATCAAAACCAAAAGCAGCTAGTACAATGGCCTATTGAGGAATTTAAAATGTTACATGAAAACGAAGTTAGTTTTAAAAATAAATCTCTTGAAGCTGGATCATTACATGAAATTTTGGGCATAACTGCTTCGCAG GCGGATGTGAATGTATCATTCAAACTAACTAATTTAGAAGAGGCTGAAGAACTAGATCTGAGTGGGATCGACCCACAGGTTTTCTGCAGTGAAATGGATGCATCAAAGAAAGGCAAATTCGGCCCGTTTGGAATATTAGCTTTGGCTTCCCATGACTTGAGTGAACAAACTGCAATCTCTTTTCGGGTTTACAAAAATAATGGACGATACACAGTGCTAATGTGCAGTGATCAAAGCCG GTCTTCCACAAGGAACGGGCTTGATAAAACAACATATGGAGCATTTGTTGACATAGATCCTCAACAAGATGAAATTTCACTTAGAACCTTG ATAGATCACTCGATCGTTGAGAGCTTTGGAGGAGGAGGAAAGACATGCATCACAGCTAGGGTTTACCCAACATTAGCTATTGGAGATGAAGCCCATTTGTTTGCATTTAACTATGGAACAGAAAGTGTGTTGATCTCTGAGCTAAGTGCTTGGAGTGTAAAGAAAGCACATATTAACATTGAAGAAACTAATGGGGGTGCATATTAA